In Anopheles gambiae chromosome 2, idAnoGambNW_F1_1, whole genome shotgun sequence, a single window of DNA contains:
- the LOC1274324 gene encoding PDF receptor isoform X2, with translation MVSTNGGPSTVAAAVAAAGTAAATAAAAAAAAAAGSASTLSTADATQLFINTTLDSCALKYEEFVIPNTVPYCNWTWDSILCWPPTPANLTIRQRCPPAHGIDTSKFAERRCSAEGQWEGKPGSPPTLHGWTNYTPCYSPEVIQLFRKLYASGSDDEANDKFDIAERTRTLETVGFSLSLVALIVSLVIFCKFRGLRNNRTRIHKNLFVAMVIQVVIRLTVYIDQAIIRSGGKKGNESSRQGIDNTLFLCEASYVLLEYARTCMFMWMFIEGLYLHNVVTVTVFQGRFPHKLYAIVGWGGPLILTIIWAIITAQYIRQQKCWWGYNLTPYYWILEGPRLAAVVLNFIFLLNIIRVLIVKLRQSHTSDVEQVRKAVRAAVVLVPLLGITNILNMTQAPLDKTALEFAIWSYVTHFLSSFQGFFIALLYCFLNGEVRTALMKSISVYLSLRGHHDWAIRRQSLFSAGYPTAPINETPHAGEPQRTSV, from the exons ATGGTGTCAACAAACGGTGGCCCTTCtactgtcgctgctgctgttgccgctgccggtactgctgctgctactgcggctgccgctgctgctgctgctgcggcgggGTCCGCGTCCACCCTCAGCACCGCTGATGCGACACAACTGTTCATCAACACAACGCTTGACTCATGTGCCCTTAAATATGAAGAGTTCGTTATACCGAATACAG TTCCTTACTGCAACTGGACCTGGGATAGCATACTATGCTGGCCCCCGACACCAGCCAATTTGACAATAAGACAGCGATGCCCTCCAGCACACGGAATCGATACCTCAA AGTTTGCCGAACGACGATGCAGTGCCGAAGGACAGTGGGAGGGCAAACCGGGCTCCCCGCCAACCCTTCACGGATGGACCAACTATACGCCCTGCTACAGCCCGGAAGTTATACAACTGTTTAGAAAGCTTTACGCCAGCGGCAGCGACGACGAAGCGAAT gaCAAGTTTGACATTGCCGAGCGAACGCGCACACTGGAGACGGTGGGATTTAGTCTTTCACTAGTAGCGTTAATTGTTTCGTTAGTCATATTTTGTAAATTTCG CGGTCTGCGCAACAACCGGACGCGAATACACAAAAATCTGTTCGTTGCCATGGTGATACAGGTGGTGATCCGCCTGACCGTATACATTGACCAAGCGATCATACGCAGCGGTGGCAAGAAAGGCAACGAAAGCTCCCGCCAAGGAATCGATAACACT CTTTTCCTGTGCGAAGCGTCGTACGTGCTGCTGGAGTACGCCAGGACCTGCATGTTTATGTGGATGTTTATAGAGGGACTATATTTACACAACGTAGTGACGGTGACAGTATTCCAGGGAAGATTTCCCCACAAGCTTTACGCGATCGTCGGCTGGGGCGGCCCACTCATACTGACCATCATCTGGGCCATCATAACCGCGCAGTACATCCGGCAGCAGAA ATGCTGGTGGGGATACAACTTGACGCCTTATTACTGGATTTTGGAAGGTCCAAGACTAGCAGCTGTCGTG TTAAATTTCATATTTCTACTCAACATTATACGAGTGCTGATCGTGAAGCTGCGCCAAAGCCACACCAGCGACGTGGAGCAGGTCCGGAAAGCGGTCCGGGCGGCGGTCGTCCTCGTGCCGCTGCTCGGCATCACCAACATACTGAACATGACGCAGGCACCGCTCGACAAGACGGCCCTCGAGTTTGCCATCTGGTCGTACGTGACGCACTTTCTCAGCTCCTTCCAGGGATTCTTCATCGCGCTGCTGTACTGCTTCCTGAACGGGGAG GTACGGACGGCACTGATGAAAAGCATCAGCGTGTACCTGTCGCTCCGTGGGCACCACGATTGGGCGATCCGGCGTCAGTCCCTGTTTTCCGCCGGCTATCCAACCGCCCCGATCAACGAGACACCGCACGCAGGCGAACCGCAACG AACCAGCGTGTGA
- the LOC1274324 gene encoding PDF receptor isoform X1 produces the protein MVSTNGGPSTVAAAVAAAGTAAATAAAAAAAAAAGSASTLSTADATQLFINTTLDSCALKYEEFVIPNTVPYCNWTWDSILCWPPTPANLTIRQRCPPAHGIDTSKFAERRCSAEGQWEGKPGSPPTLHGWTNYTPCYSPEVIQLFRKLYASGSDDEANDKFDIAERTRTLETVGFSLSLVALIVSLVIFCKFRGLRNNRTRIHKNLFVAMVIQVVIRLTVYIDQAIIRSGGKKGNESSRQGIDNTLFLCEASYVLLEYARTCMFMWMFIEGLYLHNVVTVTVFQGRFPHKLYAIVGWGGPLILTIIWAIITAQYIRQQKCWWGYNLTPYYWILEGPRLAAVVLNFIFLLNIIRVLIVKLRQSHTSDVEQVRKAVRAAVVLVPLLGITNILNMTQAPLDKTALEFAIWSYVTHFLSSFQGFFIALLYCFLNGEVRTALMKSISVYLSLRGHHDWAIRRQSLFSAGYPTAPINETPHAGEPQRTPNTNNNNNNNNNSSRNAASNNLLAGAASSNNHHTANGGMAGGNANGFRCGWFSRCFLVQKNTHPSAPEPAPPETSV, from the exons ATGGTGTCAACAAACGGTGGCCCTTCtactgtcgctgctgctgttgccgctgccggtactgctgctgctactgcggctgccgctgctgctgctgctgcggcgggGTCCGCGTCCACCCTCAGCACCGCTGATGCGACACAACTGTTCATCAACACAACGCTTGACTCATGTGCCCTTAAATATGAAGAGTTCGTTATACCGAATACAG TTCCTTACTGCAACTGGACCTGGGATAGCATACTATGCTGGCCCCCGACACCAGCCAATTTGACAATAAGACAGCGATGCCCTCCAGCACACGGAATCGATACCTCAA AGTTTGCCGAACGACGATGCAGTGCCGAAGGACAGTGGGAGGGCAAACCGGGCTCCCCGCCAACCCTTCACGGATGGACCAACTATACGCCCTGCTACAGCCCGGAAGTTATACAACTGTTTAGAAAGCTTTACGCCAGCGGCAGCGACGACGAAGCGAAT gaCAAGTTTGACATTGCCGAGCGAACGCGCACACTGGAGACGGTGGGATTTAGTCTTTCACTAGTAGCGTTAATTGTTTCGTTAGTCATATTTTGTAAATTTCG CGGTCTGCGCAACAACCGGACGCGAATACACAAAAATCTGTTCGTTGCCATGGTGATACAGGTGGTGATCCGCCTGACCGTATACATTGACCAAGCGATCATACGCAGCGGTGGCAAGAAAGGCAACGAAAGCTCCCGCCAAGGAATCGATAACACT CTTTTCCTGTGCGAAGCGTCGTACGTGCTGCTGGAGTACGCCAGGACCTGCATGTTTATGTGGATGTTTATAGAGGGACTATATTTACACAACGTAGTGACGGTGACAGTATTCCAGGGAAGATTTCCCCACAAGCTTTACGCGATCGTCGGCTGGGGCGGCCCACTCATACTGACCATCATCTGGGCCATCATAACCGCGCAGTACATCCGGCAGCAGAA ATGCTGGTGGGGATACAACTTGACGCCTTATTACTGGATTTTGGAAGGTCCAAGACTAGCAGCTGTCGTG TTAAATTTCATATTTCTACTCAACATTATACGAGTGCTGATCGTGAAGCTGCGCCAAAGCCACACCAGCGACGTGGAGCAGGTCCGGAAAGCGGTCCGGGCGGCGGTCGTCCTCGTGCCGCTGCTCGGCATCACCAACATACTGAACATGACGCAGGCACCGCTCGACAAGACGGCCCTCGAGTTTGCCATCTGGTCGTACGTGACGCACTTTCTCAGCTCCTTCCAGGGATTCTTCATCGCGCTGCTGTACTGCTTCCTGAACGGGGAG GTACGGACGGCACTGATGAAAAGCATCAGCGTGTACCTGTCGCTCCGTGGGCACCACGATTGGGCGATCCGGCGTCAGTCCCTGTTTTCCGCCGGCTATCCAACCGCCCCGATCAACGAGACACCGCACGCAGGCGAACCGCAACG CACCCCCAAcaccaacaataacaacaacaacaataataatagtagCAGAAACGCCGCCAGCAACAATCTGCTGGCCGGGgccgccagcagcaacaaccatcACACCGCCAACGGTGGTATGGCCGGCGGCAACGCGAACGGTTTCCGGTGCGGCTGGTTTAGCCGCTGCTTTTtagtacaaaaaaacacccacccGTCCGCACCGGAGCCGGCCCCGCCCGA AACCAGCGTGTGA
- the LOC1274325 gene encoding rRNA methyltransferase 3, mitochondrial — MFLTVLTHTCTEALVRAVGLGLFTFVYIHRRPGAQAVRSVLTMIRTWKVMRFCAQTSVRVPCYRQFGVASCVQQKLASSLCAPRGTRVSEIVPEASSATPGDPAGKKQSAVPSEHTDDGWGAEDELLNNRKSIPNLKVSELLKDVPRSKLRTDRKSADATREAAKPPAPPVHRKTAIEKDTLQILQHRYQDPNESEERYDKELKLRYTILQSNDARYRDLMMLIGSRKNRERERMLVLEGRRLIMDGYQAGLRLEAIVTSDVKLLADLTFRAKLKACPIFLVKRQTMMEWSSLTTSPGLIGIFGEPSNMSELVTRNATGSKRLPVTVVCDNIREPNNLGSIVRSCAAVSVREVILLKGCAHPWDLKCLRGGAGAHFRVPIYGPIEAYQLPEHVRAGSIFVVADNKKPTDERNGFRWKHYDRIDYGSADHVVLVIGGETYGVSDDIRSLIHQLTQNDGEQAPHDRKFVAHIPLANGVESLNTASALSVILYEMRRTLLQLEGTT; from the exons ATGTTTTTGACAGTTCTCACGCACACGTGCACCGAAGCGCTGGTCCGCGCTGTCGGGCTCGGcttgtttacgtttgtttacattcatcGGCGGCCGGGAGCGCAAGCAGTTCGCAGCGTGCTAACGATGATTCGAACGTGGAAGGTGATGCGATTTTGTGCACAAACTAGTGTCCGTGTACCGTGCTATCGACAGTTTGGTGTGGCGAGCTGTGTGCAGCAGAAACTTGCTTCCTCCCTTTGCGCACCGCGTGGCACGCGCGTGAGTGAAATAGTGCCGGAAGCATCGTCCGCTACGCCCGGCGACCCGGCGGGAAAGAAACAATCCGCCGTACCGAGTGAACACACCGACGACGGCTGGGGTGCTGAAGATGAGCTGCtaaacaatcgcaaaagtattCCCAACCTAAAGGTTTCGGAGCTGCTGAAAGATGTGCCACGGTCCAAGCTGCGGACGGACCGTAAATCTGCAGACGCGACGCGGGAAGCAGCGAAACCGCCAGCCCCGCCCGTGCACAGGAAAACTGCAATCGAGAAAGACACACTCCAGATACTGCAGCACCGCTACCAGGATCCGAACGAGTCGGAGGAGCGGTACGACAAGGAGTTGAAACTGCGCTACACAATACTACAGTCGAACGATGCCCGGTACCGGGATTTGATGATGCTGATTGGATCGCGCAAAAACCGCGAGCGCGAGCGGATGCTGGTGCTGGAGGGCCGGCGGTTGATAATGGATGGCTACCAGGCCGGTTTACGGCTGGAAGCGATTGTGACGAGTGATGTGAAGCTGCTGGCGGATCTAACTTTCAGGGCAAAGCTGAAAGCCTGCCCCATTTTTCTCGTTAAACGGCAAACCATGATGGAGTGGTCATCGTTAACAACGAGCCCGGGCTTGATAg GGATCTTCGGCGAACCGTCTAATATGAGCGAGCTAGTTACCCGGAACGCGACCGGCAGCAAACGGCTTCCGGTGACGGTGGTTTGCGACAACATCCGCGAGCCGAACAATTTGGGCAGCATTGTGCGGAGCTGCGCCGCGGTATCCGTACGGGAAGTAATTCTGCTGAAAGGTTGCGCCCATCCGTGGGATCTGAAGTGCCTACGGGGCGGGGCCGGCGCACACTTCCGCGTGCCGATTTACGGTCCGATCGAAGCGTACCAGCTGCCCGAGCACGTGCGTGCCGGTTCAATCTTTGTGGTGGCGGACAACAAGAAGCCGACCGACGAGCGCAACGGATTCCGCTGGAAGCACTACGATCGGATCGATTACGGCAGTGCCGATCATGTGGTGCTGGTAATCGGTGGTGAAACGTATGGCGTTAGTGATGACATTCGAAG CTTGATTCATCAGCTCACACAGAACGACGGGGAGCAAGCGCCGCACGATCGAAAGTTTGTGGCACATATTCCGCTAGCGAATGGCGTCGAAAGTCTCAACACAGCATCCGCATTGAGCGTTATTCTTTACGAAATGAGACGAACCTTACTGCAGTTAGAAGGTACGACTTAG